AACGGTGTTCTTTAGAACAGACTTCGCAGGATTGGCTTTCATCTTCTCTTTGGACTGCTCGAAGTGTTTTTGCAGTTGCGCTACGCCTGCATCTTTGCCGAAAAGCGATGCTTTGAAAGGGTTACTTACTTTGTTGCCGTTCTCGTCCAATGCCACATATACTAATCCGTTTACGGTCTGTCCGTTCCGTTCGCCCTTGACTTCCTCCGCTGTAATATTGAAAAGTGACAATAAAGCATTGTAACTACCCATAGTAGAATAGTTATTTTGATGTCAAAACGGCTTGGATAGTTAACCATATTATCGAATTGAAAATGATTATCATTGAATTTTTCCGTGTAGTTAGAGATTTTGAAGTCTTAATAATCCAACAGAATAAAAAAAATGTTACAACCGTCGTAATTCCGAAAGTCAAAGAAATGTATATAGGTAAGTTTTCTAACATAATTTTCAAATAAAACTGCAAGGTATAAATGTTTCCCTTTTTGTGATGCTTCTCATGAGACAAGAAATTATTTGAAAGGTCTAAAAAAATGGCGTTATAATACAGTATTTGGCATCTGTACGCCAAATACCGCCATTGAAAGCAATATTACAATGACCTATGTGAATAGCTACTATTTTCGAGGTTTAAATGATGAAGATATGGAAATAACGGTTTTAGACATTCAGATTTTGACAGCATTGCACAGAGAGGTAAAGGAAGTTTCCGTATTGATTAAGGAAATCACTACACCCTACAAAGCACTGCAAAAGGCAATGAAATGGCTCGACCATCAGGAAGCCTGCCAATTGCTCAATATCAGCAAAAGAACGTTGCAGACGTATAGGACAAAAGGCATTCTTGGAGCAACGCAAATCAATCAGAAAACGTATTTCAGATTATCCGAAGTGGAGTTACTTATGCAGGGAGAGTGACCACTAAAAAAGCAAAATAAATGAGACAGGTTGGAAATTCTAACGAAGATATGCTTGCCCTGCTCGAAGCTGTGGTAGGCATCAAAAATGAACTCCTGTACATCAGAGAATATTTCCACCCATTACTAAAAGGGAAAATCTATCTATCAGGCGAACAGGTTTGTGAAATACTACACATCAGCAAACTGACTTTGCAACAGTACAGGGATGACGGACTGCTACCTTTTATCAAACTCGAACGGAAAATCCTTTTCCGAGAAAGCGATATTATCAAGGTATTGGAAGATAACTACCAGCGTTAGCTAACTGCGAAAACTGTAACCATATCAGTCAATTAAAAAAACAGCCCACTGCTTTAAGCGGTGGGCTATGTTGTTTTTAAGGAATTGTGATATAATGTTACAGGCTTGCCACAAAAGAGCGTTCCATACCCTTAAATTTATGCGATACCTTTTTGTATATCTTTTCCGACTTTCTCGTTGAGTATCTTGGCGTAAATCTGTGTGGTGGCAATGTTTTTATGCCCTAACATTTTACTCAAACTCTCCAACGGGACACCCTCACTTAAAAATAGCGTGGCAAAGGTATGACGTGCTAAATGAAAAGTTACTTTCTTTTTCTTTAAGGCAGTCAATCAGTTGAGATATTACCTTTAGTCTATCATTACAGGAACCGTTAGAGGACATAGGAAATACCTTGCCGTCCTTTGACAATCCTGCATACTTCTCGATAATCATTTTCGGAATATCCAAGAGCATCACGTTTGAAGATATAGCGGTTTTTTTCCTTCGAACGATAATCCACTCGTTACTACCAAAGAAATCCTGAATATTACTGTTTTTCAATCCTTTTATATCTGAATAGGACAATCCTGTAAAGCAACTGAAAACAAATAGGTCTTTTATCATTTCGTCTTTCTTTTTCTCACAGTTGAACATTACAAGCTGTTCCAACTCGTTCCGTAACAGATAACCACGGTCTTTATCCTTTTTGGTATTCTTGTACTCGCTGAACGGATTAAAGGCAAGATGCTTTCTGCTCATTGCC
The nucleotide sequence above comes from Flavobacterium branchiarum. Encoded proteins:
- a CDS encoding helix-turn-helix domain-containing protein yields the protein MTYVNSYYFRGLNDEDMEITVLDIQILTALHREVKEVSVLIKEITTPYKALQKAMKWLDHQEACQLLNISKRTLQTYRTKGILGATQINQKTYFRLSEVELLMQGE
- a CDS encoding helix-turn-helix domain-containing protein, with the translated sequence MRQVGNSNEDMLALLEAVVGIKNELLYIREYFHPLLKGKIYLSGEQVCEILHISKLTLQQYRDDGLLPFIKLERKILFRESDIIKVLEDNYQR